One genomic region from Amaranthus tricolor cultivar Red isolate AtriRed21 chromosome 12, ASM2621246v1, whole genome shotgun sequence encodes:
- the LOC130796882 gene encoding G-type lectin S-receptor-like serine/threonine-protein kinase LECRK3, which translates to MANPLCCIISFLTVLILFLTSSISAQTRGNIPVNKFLTASNNGSQWLSPSGDFAFGFNQFLNSSTNLYLLSIWYAKIPDTIIWYANDGNPVPQGSTVTITATEGLLLSDPKGAHIWNTSAGLGGARDVGFGVMNDTGNFILTSKSNSNPVWQSFDHPTDTLLPTQIMNLDGTVDCRLSDTNFTKGSFQMHLQRDGNVVFNIMVPILYTAYADPYFVTMTWKPPTQGNQVIYDELGSMYVVAANGSVLYNFIPKDKIVSVRDYYQRATMTSDGILTWYYHPRKFSKNDGVGWSKIYSEPGNICTVRCGYNNICSYDVVAQSLRCDCPPNYSLMDPDDKYGSCKPDFDLWEKDKQGPSGNVEYKLVPRENTEFSLEKCDGKFKHVNEENCKSSCLDDRYCAAVNWVSDNGGTCCKMNPLFLGGNQAAGSEGKTIWFKVGNGSSSTDQFVPSADRILEKKARMNAVVSILLGGSVFVNFILLLLGIFFIYYKKQLKIVSIAGDEYSSNVSCFSYKVLEDATNGFKEELGRGAFGVVYKGIIGASGSSILVAVKKLDRISNNADKEFETEVNVIGKTHHKNLVQLVGFCKENDQRMLVYEYMSNGSLADYLFGDQRPSWVARIKIAQGIAGGLTYLHQQCITQIIHCDIKPQNILIDDYHNARISDFGMAKLMALNQTHTNTAIRGTKGYVAPEWFRNKPVTTKVDVYSFGVLLLEIICCRKNVSIELFEVEGKILTDWAFDCYQSNTIENLVGNDLEALNNRLQLTRFVMISLWCIQEDPNLRPSMTLVTQMLEGHAEVPPPPCPTSFST; encoded by the coding sequence ATGGCTAATCCTCTTTGTTGTATCATTTCCTTCCTAACAGTACTAATACTCTTCTTAACATCATCGATTTCTGCTCAAACTAGGGGAAATATACCGGTCAATAAATTTCTTACAGCTAGTAACAATGGTTCTCAATGGCTTTCTCCATCAGGAGATTTTGCCTTTGGGTTTAATCAGTTTCTCAACAGCAGTACTAATCTCTACTTGCTTTCTATCTGGTATGCAAAGATCCCAGATACAATCATTTGGTATGCAAATGATGGAAATCCTGTTCCTCAAGGATCAACTGTTACAATAACTGCTACTGAGGGATTACTCCTCAGTGATCCCAAGGGTGCCCACATATGGAATACCTCTGCTGGTTTAGGTGGTGCTAGAGATGTTGGATTTGGAGTTATGAATGATACCGGGAATTTCATTCTCACAAGTAAAAGCAATAGCAATCCTGTTTGGCAAAGCTTTGATCATCCAACAGACACTTTGCTTCCTACACAGATCATGAACCTAGATGGGACAGTTGATTGTCGACTTTCAGATACTAATTTCACCAAAGGCAGTTTCCAAATGCACCTCCAACGAGATGGGAATGTAGTCTTTAATATCATGGTTCCTATTCTTTACACTGCTTATGCTGATCCTTATTTTGTAACTATGACATGGAAACCTCCAACACAAGGTAACCAAGTGATCTATGACGAGTTGGGAAGTATGTACGTTGTGGCAGCAAATGGGTCTGTGCTGTATAATTTCATCCCCAAAGATAAGATAGTTTCGGTCAGAGATTACTACCAGAGAGCCACTATGACCTCTGATGGGATTCTTACATGGTATTATCACCCAAGAAAGTTCAGCAAAAACGATGGAGTGGGATGGTCCAAGATTTATTCAGAACCAGGTAATATCTGTACTGTACGATGTGGGTATAACAATATTTGCAGCTATGATGTAGTGGCTCAAAGTCTTAGATGTGATTGCCCGCCTAATTATTCACTAATGGATCCTGATGACAAGTATGGGAGCTGCAAACCAGATTTTGACTTATGGGAAAAAGATAAACAGGGTCCCAGTGGTAATGTGGAGTATAAGCTAGTGCCACGAGAAAACACGGAGTTCAGTTTAGAAAAATGTGATGGGAAATTTAAACATGTCAATGAAGAAAATTGCAAAAGTTCATGTCTTGATGATCGTTACTGTGCTGCTGTGAACTGGGTATCTGATAATGGGGGTACTTGTTGCAAGATGAATCCGCTATTCTTGGGTGGAAATCAGGCAGCTGGTAGTGAAGgaaaaactatttggtttaagGTAGGCAATGGTTCATCCTCCACTGACCAATTTGTTCCTTCTGCTGATCGTATTTTAGAAAAGAAAGCCAGGATGAATGCTGTGGTTTCAATTCTATTAGGTGGCTCTGTCTTTGTCAATTTTATTCTATTACTTTTGGGAATTTTCTTCATTTACTACAAGAAACAGCTCAAAATAGTTTCCATAGCCGGCGATGAGTATAGTAGTAATGTTAGCTGTTTCAGCTACAAAGTTCTTGAGGATGCAACTAATGGGTTTAAAGAAGAGTTAGGAAGAGGGGCTTTTGGGGTTGTTTACAAAGGTATAATAGGAGCTAGTGGTTCCTCAATTCTTGTAGCCGTGAAAAAGTTGGACAGAATTTCCAACAATGCTGATAAAGAGTTTGAAACTGAAGTAAATGTCATTGGCAAGACTCATCACAAGAATCTAGTCCAACTTGTTGGATTTTGCAAGGAAAATGATCAACGCATGTTAGTGTATGAATACATGAGCAACGGCAGCTTAGCAGATTACCTATTTGGTGATCAAAGGCCGAGTTGGGTAGCAAGGATCAAAATTGCACAAGGGATAGCCGGAGGTTTAACGTATTTGCACCAGCAGTGCATCACACAGATAATCCATTGTGATATAAAGCCTCAAAATATACTCATAGATGACTATCATAATGCTCgtatttctgattttgggatGGCAAAACTTATGGCTCTAAATCAAACTCATACAAATACAGCAATCAGAGGGACTAAAGGGTATGTTGCACCTGAATGGTTCAGAAACAAACCGGTAACAACCAAGGTAGATGTCTATAGCTTTGGGGTACTTTTGTTGGAAATCATATGTTGTCGAAAAAATGTGAGTATTGAACTCTTTGAAGTGGAAGGAAAAATTTTAACAGACTGGGCGTTTGATTGCTACCAATCTAACACGATAGAAAATCTGGTTGGTAATGATTTAGAGGCACTAAATAACAGGCTACAGTTAACCAGATTTGTGATGATTTCCCTTTGGTGTATCCAAGAAGATCCAAATCTAAGACCAAGTATGACATTGGTCACACAGATGCTAGAAGGCCATGCTGAAGTGCCTCCCCCTCCTTGTCCAACTTCATTTTCTACCTAA
- the LOC130796881 gene encoding G-type lectin S-receptor-like serine/threonine-protein kinase LECRK3: protein MEKPLSSMFSFYIAVFSLLLSPIAAQTKSSITIGESLTATKNSKSWVSPLGDFAFGFHLYSNTSNLFLLAIWYAKIPETVVWYANGGNPIAEKSTVTLTADVGLVLNDPKGIHLWNTSSEWNGTFVVSRGLMDDSGNFILRSKDDKSVWQSFDHPTDTLLPSQTMTKGGVLDSRLSESNYTKGRFQLRLQYDGNMVLNTWDVPSGFQYPPYYATGTYESPNQGFQLRYNESGHMYLLAKNGTVLNDLIPADKIALPGDSYLRATLNFYGVFTWYFHPKTFTKNNDVGWSKIYSIPDNMNICDRSVKDGESGVCGFNNICTYDDNNNMPRCQCPSHYSLLNPDDEYGHCKPDFELEYCDEEQSSAQKGGYELIPLQSTDWPFDDYQQHAGYSERDCKSSCLEDCFCAAVIFNSANVGGSDPSCYKKKLPLSNGKQDNSVSRTAWLKVRNGTNSTDQLISIVKNKVNPEIVVILGGSVFFNFCLLTALVLGIFFIYNKKGNIKLKNVEDYNNVLCFSYKALEEATNGFSEELGRGAFGVVYKGQITAGNFSNHVAVKKLNLVTEDIDKEFRTEMNVIGKTHHKNLVHLVGFCKEEDQRLLVYEYMSNGTLADYLFGDSRPHWSERVQISLGIAGGLQYLHEECSTQIIHCDIKPQNILLDEYQNARIGDFGLAKLLVLNQTHTNTAIRGTKGYVAPEWFRNKPVTVKVDVYSFGVILLEIICCRKNVCMELLEEEGAILTDWVFDCYQTNSLESLVKEDEEALDDMLRLKRFVMVGLWCIQEDPSLRPKMRMVVQMLEGLADVPVPPCPSFAVSKT from the coding sequence ATGGAAAAGCCTTTATCTAGCATGTTTTCTTTCTATATAGCTGTATTTTCCTTATTGTTATCTCCTATTGCTGCACAAACTAAGAGCAGTATAACAATAGGTGAATCACTCACAGCTACTAAGAATAGCAAATCATGGGTTTCACCTTTGGGTGATTTCGCCTTTGGTTTTCATCTATATTCCAATACCAGCAATCTCTTCTTGCTTGCCATTTGGTACGCGAAAATCCCAGAAACAGTTGTTTGGTATGCAAATGGAGGGAATCCTATTGCGGAAAAATCAACAGTAACATTAACTGCTGATGTAGGTTTAGTCTTGAATGATCCAAAAGGTATCCACCTATGGAATACTTCCAGTGAGTGGAATGGAACCTTTGTTGTGAGCCGCGGTTTAATGGATGATTCGGGAAATTTTATCCTTAGGAGCAAGGATGATAAATCCGTTTGGCAGAGTTTTGACCATCCTACTGATACATTGTTGCCTTCTCAGACTATGACAAAAGGCGGGGTGCTTGATTCTCGGCTTTCAGAAAGTAATTACACTAAGGGACGGTTCCAGCTCCGGTTGCAGTACGATGGAAACATGGTCCTTAATACATGGGACGTTCCTAGTGGCTTTCAGTATCCTCCTTATTATGCTACTGGCACATATGAATCTCCTAATCAAGGTTTCCAATTGAGGTATAATGAATCGGGTCATATGTACCTTTTGGCAAAGAATGGTACAGTTCTGAATGATTTAATCCCAGCAGACAAGATTGCTTTACCTGGGGACAGTTATCTGAGAGCAACCCTGAATTTTTATGGGGTTTTTACATGGTATTTTCACCCAAAAACATTCACAAAGAATAATGATGTTGGCTGGTCTAAAATTTACTCAATACCAGATAATATGAACATCTGTGATAGAAGTGTAAAGGATGGTGAATCTGGAGTATGTGGATTTAACAATATTTGCACCTAtgatgacaataataatatgcCAAGATGTCAATGCCCATCACATTATTCTTTGCTAAATCCCGATGATGAATATGGTCATTGTAAACCGGATTTTGAGCTGGAATATTGTGACGAGGAGCAAAGTTCAGCTCAAAAGGGTGGATATGAACTAATTCCACTTCAGAGCACTGATTGGCCATTTGATGATTATCAACAGCATGCAGGTTATAGTGAAAGAGACTGCAAGAGTTCTTGTCTTGAAGATTGCTTCTGTGCAGCCGTCATTTTTAATAGCGCGAATGTAGGAGGAAGTGACCCGAGCTGTTATAAGAAGAAGCTTCCGTTGTCCAATGGAAAACAAGACAATTCAGTCAGTAGAACAGCCTGGCTGAAAGTAAGAAACGGGACTAATTCCACTGATCAGCTTATATCCATAGTGAAAAACAAGGTGAATCCTGAAATTGTTGTAATATTAGGGGGTTCAGTATTCttcaatttttgtttattaactGCCCTGGTATTAGGAATTTTCTTCATCTACAACAAAAAGGgtaatataaaactaaaaaatgtcGAAGATTATAATAATGTTCTATGCTTTAGCTACAAAGCGCTTGAAGAAGCAACAAATGGGTTCAGTGAAGAGTTAGGAAGAGGGGCTTTTGGTGTGGTTTACAAGGGTCAGATAACAGCAGGAAATTTCTCTAATCATGTAGCAGTAAAGAAGTTGAATTTGGTTACTGAAGATATCGATAAAGAGTTCAGAACTGAAATGAATGTGATAGGAAAAACCCATCATAAGAATCTTGTTCATCTTGTAGGATTCTGCAAGGAGGAAGATCAGAGGTTGTTAGTATATGAATACATGAGCAATGGCACCTTAGCAGATTATCTTTTTGGTGATTCGCGACCACATTGGTCAGAAAGGGTTCAAATATCTCTAGGAATAGCAGGGGGATTGCAGTATTTGCACGAGGAATGTAGCACACAGATCATCCATTGTGATATAAAGCCCCAGAACATACTTCTTGACGAATATCAAAATGCCCGTATTGGTGACTTTGGGTTGGCAAAACTTCTGGTTTTGAACCAAACCCATACAAATACCGCAATCAGAGGTACAAAAGGGTATGTAGCCCCTGAATGGTTTAGGAACAAACCAGTCACGGTGAAGGTAGATGTGTACAGTTTCGGGGTTATCTTGTTGGAGATCATATGCTGTCGAAAAAATGTGTGCATGGAACTCTTAGAGGAAGAAGGTGCAATTTTGACAGATTGGGTATTTGATTGCTACCAAACTAACTCGTTAGAATCTTTGGTTAAAGAAGACGAGGAAGCACTTGATGACATGCTACGACTAAAGAGGTTCGTAATGGTTGGCCTTTGGTGTATCCAGGAAGACCCAAGCCTTCGGCCTAAAATGAGAATGGTTGTGCAGATGCTTGAAGGCCTTGCTGATGTGCCTGTCCCGCCATGTCCCTCATTTGCAGTATCTAAAACTTGA